A genomic segment from Dermatobacter hominis encodes:
- a CDS encoding type I restriction enzyme HsdR N-terminal domain-containing protein, with protein sequence MATTLTETETVIKRVIPYLVRRGYEIETALDFETATAQTDRYTKGYIDILVAAGKQHPQFLIEAKRRGKKLTNKDRDQALAYGRSQGVLFVIVTNGSDIQAFNTEDGEAIKRDGRLVGKLPSKAQLGKVVNYLKVNRDAKDAPLHADTSLPFCPGLPLTQLNGLSSRCHNAIRSIEKDEIMAFADVSKIMFLMPFGSNQHSREAFPQLETPARMYETEEARESVRKHTETFANFDEWGERRRARKAEEGIAHLGGLPSNL encoded by the coding sequence ATGGCGACGACGCTTACGGAGACGGAGACGGTCATCAAGCGTGTGATCCCGTACCTTGTTCGACGGGGCTACGAGATCGAGACTGCCCTCGATTTCGAGACCGCGACTGCGCAGACGGATCGATACACCAAGGGCTACATCGACATCCTCGTCGCGGCAGGGAAGCAACATCCGCAGTTCCTTATCGAGGCGAAGCGCAGGGGCAAGAAGCTGACCAACAAGGACCGGGACCAGGCCCTGGCATACGGCAGGTCACAAGGCGTTCTCTTCGTAATCGTCACGAACGGCTCCGACATCCAAGCCTTCAACACGGAGGACGGTGAGGCCATCAAGCGGGACGGTCGCCTTGTCGGCAAGCTTCCCTCGAAGGCGCAGCTTGGCAAAGTTGTCAACTATCTGAAGGTAAACAGGGACGCCAAAGACGCACCACTCCACGCCGATACCAGTCTCCCATTCTGTCCCGGCTTGCCCCTAACCCAGCTCAATGGGCTCTCTTCTCGCTGCCATAACGCTATTCGGAGCATAGAGAAGGACGAAATCATGGCGTTTGCTGACGTCTCGAAGATCATGTTCCTTATGCCTTTCGGGAGCAACCAGCATTCCCGTGAAGCGTTCCCGCAGTTGGAGACGCCGGCCAGGATGTATGAGACCGAGGAAGCCCGAGAGTCTGTTCGCAAGCACACCGAGACGTTCGCCAACTTCGACGAATGGGGCGAGCGCCGACGGGCACGAAAGGCTGAGGAGGGCATCGCTCACCTTGG